The following proteins are co-located in the Maridesulfovibrio sp. genome:
- a CDS encoding 4Fe-4S binding protein, whose amino-acid sequence MDILSVDFAGIHLVSPLIVASGPPTWSGAAMAECSRLGAGAVVTKTIVRHPKQNPCPRIAVHGKGMQNIERYTEHSVEEWGQEIAVAKESGTVVFASLMGDSIDEVVRLAEQLQEYGVDGLELGISCPHADSGRIVGANPDLVFEYTKGLVQHSSVPVMVKLSPNVSDIAEIAMAAEAGGADALSAIDTVRCLLGVDIETAKPLLPTFGGYSGQAIKPIALAHVATIASSVKISVSGIGGILSGDDAIEHMLLGASTFQICTGILLKGFGLIAEINDRVGQYMAKHNYLSVDSFRGKALAHLLEFEEIDKRSVSAVISPEKCLSCGICQACVYGAVKRFDEAFSICRDKCTGCGLCVWLCPAQAIRMEYNISNSIAKS is encoded by the coding sequence GTGGATATATTATCTGTTGATTTTGCCGGAATTCATTTGGTTAGTCCGTTAATTGTAGCTTCGGGACCTCCTACATGGTCGGGTGCGGCCATGGCTGAATGCTCCCGGCTAGGTGCAGGCGCAGTGGTTACTAAGACTATTGTCAGGCATCCCAAACAAAATCCTTGTCCTAGAATAGCAGTTCACGGCAAAGGAATGCAGAACATAGAACGCTATACTGAGCACAGCGTGGAGGAGTGGGGCCAGGAAATCGCGGTAGCAAAAGAATCCGGCACTGTTGTCTTTGCCAGCTTGATGGGGGACTCTATTGATGAGGTCGTGCGACTTGCGGAACAACTCCAAGAATACGGTGTGGATGGTCTGGAGTTGGGGATTAGTTGCCCACATGCGGATAGCGGCAGGATTGTTGGTGCAAATCCGGATCTTGTTTTTGAATATACCAAGGGATTGGTTCAGCATTCCTCTGTGCCGGTAATGGTGAAGCTGTCTCCGAATGTGTCTGATATTGCCGAGATTGCAATGGCAGCTGAAGCCGGAGGGGCCGATGCTCTTAGCGCCATTGACACTGTTCGCTGCCTGTTAGGGGTGGATATTGAAACAGCTAAGCCTTTATTGCCGACTTTTGGTGGGTATTCAGGGCAGGCCATAAAGCCTATTGCATTGGCCCATGTTGCGACAATAGCATCATCTGTAAAGATATCCGTGTCCGGCATCGGCGGAATTTTGAGTGGAGATGATGCGATTGAGCATATGCTCTTGGGTGCGAGTACATTTCAAATCTGTACAGGGATATTACTTAAAGGTTTCGGGCTGATTGCAGAGATTAATGACAGGGTCGGCCAATACATGGCGAAACATAATTACCTCTCTGTTGATTCATTTAGAGGTAAAGCTTTAGCGCATCTTTTGGAATTTGAAGAAATCGACAAACGGTCAGTCTCAGCGGTAATTTCGCCTGAGAAGTGTCTTAGCTGCGGGATATGCCAAGCTTGTGTTTATGGAGCGGTAAAACGTTTTGATGAAGCTTTTTCCATTTGTCGCGACAAATGCACAGGGTGCGGTTTATGTGTTTGGTTATGTCCGGCACAAGCGATACGTATGGAATATAATATTTCAAACTCTATTGCCAAATCATAA
- a CDS encoding CBU_0592 family membrane protein — MGVSVNNSDQAAQVEGEGTSFLFEAVGWYGTVAIVLAYLLVSLGLLDSKGLYYQFLNLTGAVGIVFISIQKRAYQPAVLNIIWSVIALVAIGKAVW; from the coding sequence ATGGGAGTATCAGTTAATAATTCTGATCAAGCTGCTCAAGTTGAGGGGGAAGGAACTTCGTTTCTTTTTGAGGCTGTCGGCTGGTATGGAACGGTGGCTATCGTGCTTGCTTATCTTTTGGTCAGTCTCGGTTTGTTGGATTCCAAGGGGCTGTACTATCAGTTTTTGAACCTTACCGGAGCGGTTGGAATTGTCTTCATTTCTATACAGAAACGGGCTTACCAGCCCGCAGTCTTGAATATCATTTGGTCTGTGATTGCTTTGGTGGCAATAGGCAAAGCTGTGTGGTGA